One window of Streptomyces sp. SUK 48 genomic DNA carries:
- a CDS encoding ScbR family autoregulator-binding transcription factor, translating into MARQLRAEQTRATIITAAADLFDQHGYESTSLSDIVAHAKVTKGALYFHFAAKEDLAHAILELENRAARRLVADLDGRGYSSLEGLMRTTFGIARLAVDDPVPRAGLRLATADVTVRPPLRHPYTEWLEFAGRKFTGAVREADVHGDLDVSAAAHSLVCFFFGTRVAGRFEPVGRLPRRVAEMWHLMIRGLVPVHRRPRYVTLATQLEREIRTA; encoded by the coding sequence ATGGCGAGGCAGTTACGCGCCGAACAGACCCGGGCCACGATCATCACGGCCGCCGCCGACCTGTTCGACCAACACGGCTACGAATCCACCAGTCTGAGCGACATCGTCGCACACGCGAAGGTCACCAAGGGCGCCCTCTACTTCCACTTCGCCGCCAAGGAGGACCTGGCGCACGCGATCCTGGAGCTGGAGAACCGTGCGGCCCGCCGTCTGGTCGCCGATCTCGACGGTCGTGGCTACTCCTCCCTGGAGGGCCTGATGCGCACCACCTTCGGGATCGCCCGGCTCGCCGTGGACGACCCGGTGCCGCGCGCCGGACTGCGCCTCGCCACCGCCGACGTGACCGTACGGCCGCCGCTGCGCCACCCCTACACCGAATGGCTGGAGTTCGCCGGCCGCAAGTTCACCGGGGCCGTGCGCGAGGCCGATGTGCACGGAGATCTGGACGTCTCCGCCGCCGCCCACTCGCTCGTCTGCTTCTTCTTCGGCACCCGGGTCGCCGGCCGTTTCGAACCCGTGGGACGCCTGCCGCGCCGGGTCGCCGAGATGTGGCACCTGATGATCCGCGGCCTGGTCCCGGTGCACCGCCGCCCTCGCTACGTCACCCTCGCCACCCAGCTGGAGCGGGAGATCAGAACCGCGTGA